In the genome of Pan troglodytes isolate AG18354 chromosome 15, NHGRI_mPanTro3-v2.0_pri, whole genome shotgun sequence, one region contains:
- the PAPLN gene encoding papilin isoform X4, whose amino-acid sequence MRLPQAEMRLLLLVPLLLAPAPGSSAPKVRRQSDTWGPWGQWSPCSRTCGGGVSFRERPCYSQRRDGGSSCVGPARSHRSCRTESCPDGARDFRAEQCAEFDGAEFQGRRYRWLPYYSAPNKCELNCIPKGENFYYKHREAVVDGTPCEPGKRDVCVDGSCRVVGCDHELDSSKQEDKCLRCGGDGTTCYPVAGTFDANDLSRAVKNVRGEYYLNGHWTIEAAQALPAASTILHYERGAEGDLAPEQLHARGPTSEPLVIELISQEPNPGVHYEYHLPLRRPGPGFSWSHGSWSDCSAECGGGHQSRLVFCTIDHEAYPDHMCQRQPRPADRRSCNLHPCPETKRWKAGPWAPCSASCGGGSQSRSVYCISSDGAGIQEAVEEAECAGLPGKPPAIQACNLQRCAAWSPEPWGECSVSCGVGVRKRSVTCRGERGSLLHTAACSLEDRPPLTEPCVHEDCPLLSDQAWHVGTWGLCSKSCSSGTRRRQVVCAIGPPSHCGSLQHSKPVDVEPCNTQPCHLPQEVPSMQDVHTPASNPWMPLGPQESPASDSRGQWWAAQEHPSARGDHRGERGDPRGDQGTHLSALGPAPSLQQPPYQQPLWSGSGPHDCRHSPHGCCPDGHTASLGPQWQGCPGAPCQQSRYGCCPDRVSVAEGPHHAGCTKSYGGDSTGGRPRSRAVASTVHNTHQPQAQQNEPSECRGSQFGCCYDNVATAAGPLGEGCVGQPSHAYPVRCLLPSAHGSCADWAARWYFVASVGQCNRFWYGGCHGNANNFASEQECMSSCQGSLHGPRRPQLEASGRSTHTDGGGSSPAGEQEPSQHSTGATVQRKPWPSGGLWRQDQQPGPGEAPHTQAFGEWPWGQELGSRAPGLGGDAGSPAPPFHSSSYRISLAGVEPSLVQAALGQLVRLSCSDDTAPESQAAWQKDGQPISSDRHRLQSDGSLIIHPLQAEDAGTYSCGSTRPGRDSQKIQLRIIGGDMAVLSEAELSRFPQPRDPAQDFGQAGAAGPLGAIPSSHPQPANRLRLDQNQPRVVDASPGQRIRMTCRAEGFPPPAIEWQRDGQPVSSPRHQLQPDGSLVISRVAVEDGGFYTCVAFNGQDRDQRWVQLRVLGELTISGLPPTVTVPEGDTARLLCVVAGESVNIRWSRNGLPVQADGHRVHQSPDGTLLIYNLRARDEGSYTCSAYRGSQAVSRSTEVKVVSPAPTAQPRDPGRDCVDQPELANCDLILQAQLCGNEYYSSFCCASCSRFQPHAQPIWQ is encoded by the exons ATGCGTCTCCCGCAGGCTGAGATGCGGCTGCTCCTGCTCGTGCCACTGCTGCTGGCTCCAGCGCCCGGGTCCTCG GCTCCCAAGGTGAGGCGGCAGAGTGACACCTGGGGACCCTGGGGCCAGTGGAGCCCCTGCAGCCGGACCTGTGGAGGGGGTGTCAGCTTCCGGGAGCGCCCCTGCTACTCCCAGAG GAGAGATGGAGGCTCCAGCTGCGTGGGCCCCGCCCGGAGCCACCGCTCTTGTCGCACGGAG AGCTGCCCCGACGGCGCCCGGGACTTCCGGGCCGAGCAGTGCGCGGAGTTCGACGGAGCGGAGTTCCAGGGGCGGCGGTATCGGTGGCTGCCCTACTACAGCG ccccaaaCAAGTGTGAACTGAACTGCATTCCCAAGGGGGAGAACTTCTACTACAAGCACAGGGAGGCTGTGGTTGATGGGACGCCCTGCGAGCCTGGCAAGAGGGATGTCTGTGTGGATGGCAGCTGCCGG GTTGTCGGCTGTGATCACGAGCTGGACTCGTCCAAGCAGGAGGATAAGTGTCTGCGGTGTGGGGGTGACGGCACAACCTGCTACCCCGTCGCAGGCACCTTTGACGCTAATGACCTCAGCCGAG CTGTGAAGAATGTTCGTGGGGAATACTACCTCAATGGGCACTGGACCATCGAGGCGGCCCAGGCCCTGCCAGCAGCCAGCACCATCCTGCATTACGAGCGGGGTGCTGAGGGGGACCTGGCCCCTGAGCAGCTCCATGCCCGGGGCCCCACCTCGGAGCCCCTGGTCATCGAG CTCATCAGCCAGGAGCCCAACCCCGGTGTGCACTATGAGTACCACCTGCCCCTGCGCCGCCCCGGCCCCGGCTTCAGCTGGAGCCACGGCTCATGGAGTGACTGCAGCGCGGAGTGTGGCGGAG GTCACCAGTCCCGCCTGGTGTTCTGCACCATCGACCATGAGGCCTACCCCGACCACATGTGCCAGCGCCAGCCACGGCCAGCTGACCGGCGTTCCTGCAATCTTCACCCTTGCCCGGAGACCAAGCG CTGGAAGGCAGGGCCATGGGCACCCTGCTCGGCCTCCTGTGGAGGAGGCTCCCAGTCCCGCTCCGTGTACTGCATCTCGTCTGACGGGGCCGGCATCCAGGAGGCCGTGGAGGAGGCTGAGTGTGCCGGGCTGCCTGGGAAGCCCCCTGCCATTCAGGCCTGCAACCTGCAGCGCTGCGCAGCCTGGAGCCCGGAGCCCTGGGGAGAG TGTTCTGTCAGCTGTGGCGTTGGCGTCCGGAAGCGGAGCGTTACTTGCCGGGGTGAAAGGGGTTCTTTGCTCCATACCGCAGCGTGCTCCTTGGAAGACCGGCCACCTCTGACTGAGCCCTGTGTGCATGAGGACTGCCCCCTCCTCAGTGACCAGGCCTGGCATGTCGGCACCTGGGGTCTA TGCTCCAAGAGCTGCAGCTCGGGCACTCGGAGGCGACAGGTCGTCTGTGCCATTGGGCCGCCCAGCCACTGCGGGAGCCTGCAGCACTCCAAGCCTGTGGATGTGGAGCCTTGTAACACGCAGCCCTGTCATCTCCCCCAGG AGGTCCCCAGCATGCAGGATGTGCACACCCCTGCCAGCAACCCCTGGATGCCGTTGGGCCCTCAGGAGTCCCCTGCCTCAG ACTCCAGAGGCCAGTGGTGGGCAGCCCAGGAACACCCCTCAGCCAGGGGTGACCACAGGGGAGAACGAGGTGACCCCAGGGGCGACCAAGGCACCCACCTGTCAGCCCTGGGCCCCGCTCCCTCTCTGCAGCAGCCCCCATACCAGCAACCCCTGTGGTCAGGCTCAGGGCCCCACGACTGCAGACACAGTCCTCACGGGTGCTGCCCCGATGGCCACACGGCATCTCTCGGGCCTCAGTGGCAAGGCTGCCCTGGGGCCCCCTGTCAGCAGAGCAG GTACGGGTGCTGCCCTGACAGGGTATCTGTCGCTGAGGGGCCCCATCACGCTGGCTGCACAAAGTCGTATGGCGGTGACAGCACCGGGGGCAGGCCCAGGTCAAGGGCAGTGGCTTCTACA GTCCACAACACCCACCAGCCCCAGGCCCAGCAGAATGAGCCCAGTGAGTGCCGGGGCTCCCAGTTTGGCTGTTGCTATGACAACGTGGCCACAGCAGCCGGTCCTCTTGGGGAAGGCTGTGTGGGCCAGCCCAGCCATG CCTACCCCGTGCGGTGCCTGCTGCCCAGTGCCCATGGCTCTTGCGCAGACTGGGCTGCCCGCTGGTACTTCGTTGCCTCTGTGGGCCAATGTAACCGCTTCTGGTATGGTGGCTGCCATGGCAATGCCAATAACTTTGCCTCGGAGCAAGAGTGCATGAGCAGCTGCCAGGGATCTCTCCATGGGCCCCGTCGTCCCCAGCTTGAGGCTTCTGGAAGGAGCACCCACACGGATGGTGGCGGCAGCAGTCCTGCAGGCGAGCAGGAACCCAGCCAGCACAGTACAGGGGCCACGGTGCAGAGAAAGCCCTGGCCTTCTGGTGGTCTCTGGCGGCAAGACCAACAGCCTGGGCCAGGGGAGgccccccacacccaggcctTTGGAGAATGGCCTTGGGGGCAGGAGCTTGGGTCCAGGGCCCCTGGACTGGGTGGAGATGCCGGATCACCAGCGCCACCCTTCCACAGCTCCTCCTACAG GATTAGCTTGGCAGGTGTGGAGCCCTCGTTGGTGCAGGCAGCCCTGGGGCAGTTGGTGCGGCTCTCCTGCTCAGACGACACTGCCCCGGAATCCCAGGCTGCCTGGCAGAAAGATGGCCAGCCCATCTCCTCTGACAG GCACAGGCTGCAGTCCGACGGCTCCCTGATCATCCACCCCCTGCAGGCAGAGGACGCGGGCACCTACAGCTGTGGCAGCACCCGGCCAGGCCGCGACTCCCAGAAGATCCAACTTCGCATCATAg GGGGTGACATGGCCGTGCTGTCTGAGGCTGAGCTGAGCCGCTTCCCTCAGCCCAGGGACCCAGCTCAGGACTTTGGCCAAGCGGGGGCTGCTGGGCCCCTGGGGGCCATCCCCTCTTCACACCCACAGCCTGCAAACAG GCTGCGTTTGGACCAGAACCAGCCCCGGGTGGTGGATGCCAGTCCAGGCCAGCGGATCCGGATGACCTGCCGTGCCGAAGGGTTCCCGCCCCCAGCCATCGAGTGGCAGAGAGATGGGCAGCCTGTCTCTTCTCCCAG ACACCAGCTGCAGCCTGATGGCTCCCTGGTCATTAGCCGAGTGGCTGTAGAAGATGGCGGCTTCTACACCTGTGTCGCTTTCAATGGGCAGGACCGAGACCAGCGATGGGTCCAGCTCAGAGTTCTGG GGGAGCTGACAATCTCAGGACTGCCGCCTACTGTGACAGTGCCAGAGGGTGATACCGCCAGGCTATTGTGTGTGGTAGCAGGAGAAAGTGTGAACATCAGGTGGTCCAG GAACGGGCTACCTGTGCAGGCTGATGGCCACCGTGTCCACCAGTCCCCAGATGGCACGCTGCTCATTTACAACTTGCGGGCCAGGGATGAGGGCTCCTACACATGCAGTGCCTACCGGGGGAGTCAGGCAGTCAGCCGCAGCACCGAGGTGAAGGTGGTCTCACCAG CACCCACCGCCCAGCCCAGGGACCCTGGCAGGGACTGCGTCGACCAGCCAGAGCTGGCCAACTGTGATTTGATCCTGCAGGCCCAGCTTTGTGGCAATGAGTATTACTCCAGCTTCTGCTGTGCCAGCTGTTCACGTTTCCAGCCTCACGCTCAGCCCATCTGGCAGTAG
- the PAPLN gene encoding papilin isoform X8 → MRLPQAEMRLLLLVPLLLAPAPGSSAPKVRRQSDTWGPWGQWSPCSRTCGGGVSFRERPCYSQRRDGGSSCVGPARSHRSCRTESCPDGARDFRAEQCAEFDGAEFQGRRYRWLPYYSAPNKCELNCIPKGENFYYKHREAVVDGTPCEPGKRDVCVDGSCRVVGCDHELDSSKQEDKCLRCGGDGTTCYPVAGTFDANDLSRGYNQILIVPVGATSILIEEAAASRNFLAVKNVRGEYYLNGHWTIEAAQALPAASTILHYERGAEGDLAPEQLHARGPTSEPLVIELISQEPNPGVHYEYHLPLRRPGPGFSWSHGSWSDCSAECGGGHQSRLVFCTIDHEAYPDHMCQRQPRPADRRSCNLHPCPETKRWKAGPWAPCSASCGGGSQSRSVYCISSDGAGIQEAVEEAECAGLPGKPPAIQACNLQRCAAWSPEPWGECSVSCGVGVRKRSVTCRGERGSLLHTAACSLEDRPPLTEPCVHEDCPLLSDQAWHVGTWGLCSKSCSSGTRRRQVVCAIGPPSHCGSLQHSKPVDVEPCNTQPCHLPQEVPSMQDVHTPASNPWMPLGPQESPASDSRGQWWAAQEHPSARGDHRGERGDPRGDQGTHLSALGPAPSLQQPPYQQPLWSGSGPHDCRHSPHGCCPDGHTASLGPQWQGCPGAPCQQSRYGCCPDRVSVAEGPHHAGCTKSYGGDSTGGRPRSRAVASTVHNTHQPQAQQNEPSECRGSQFGCCYDNVATAAGPLGEGCVGQPSHAYPVRCLLPSAHGSCADWAARWYFVASVGQCNRFWYGGCHGNANNFASEQECMSSCQGSLHGPRRPQLEASGRSTHTDGGGSSPAGEQEPSQHSTGATVQRKPWPSGGLWRQDQQPGPGEAPHTQAFGEWPWGQELGSRAPGLGGDAGSPAPPFHSSSYRISLAGVEPSLVQAALGQLVRLSCSDDTAPESQAAWQKDGQPISSDRHRLQSDGSLIIHPLQAEDAGTYSCGSTRPGRDSQKIQLRIIGGDMAVLSEAELSRFPQPRDPAQDFGQAGAAGPLGAIPSSHPQPANRLRLDQNQPRVVDASPGQRIRMTCRAEGFPPPAIEWQRDGQPVSSPRHQLQPDGSLVISRVAVEDGGFYTCVAFNGQDRDQRWVQLRVLGELTISGLPPTVTVPEGDTARLLCVVAGESVNIRWSRNGLPVQADGHRVHQSPDGTLLIYNLRARDEGSYTCSAYRGSQAVSRSTEVKVVSPAPTAQPRDPGRDCVDQPELANCDLILQAQLCGNEYYSSFCCASCSRFQPHAQPIWQ, encoded by the exons ATGCGTCTCCCGCAGGCTGAGATGCGGCTGCTCCTGCTCGTGCCACTGCTGCTGGCTCCAGCGCCCGGGTCCTCG GCTCCCAAGGTGAGGCGGCAGAGTGACACCTGGGGACCCTGGGGCCAGTGGAGCCCCTGCAGCCGGACCTGTGGAGGGGGTGTCAGCTTCCGGGAGCGCCCCTGCTACTCCCAGAG GAGAGATGGAGGCTCCAGCTGCGTGGGCCCCGCCCGGAGCCACCGCTCTTGTCGCACGGAG AGCTGCCCCGACGGCGCCCGGGACTTCCGGGCCGAGCAGTGCGCGGAGTTCGACGGAGCGGAGTTCCAGGGGCGGCGGTATCGGTGGCTGCCCTACTACAGCG ccccaaaCAAGTGTGAACTGAACTGCATTCCCAAGGGGGAGAACTTCTACTACAAGCACAGGGAGGCTGTGGTTGATGGGACGCCCTGCGAGCCTGGCAAGAGGGATGTCTGTGTGGATGGCAGCTGCCGG GTTGTCGGCTGTGATCACGAGCTGGACTCGTCCAAGCAGGAGGATAAGTGTCTGCGGTGTGGGGGTGACGGCACAACCTGCTACCCCGTCGCAGGCACCTTTGACGCTAATGACCTCAGCCGAG GCTACAACCAGATCCTCATAGTTCCCGTGGGTGCCACCAGCATCCTCATCGAGGAGGCTGCTGCCAGCAGGAACTTCCTGG CTGTGAAGAATGTTCGTGGGGAATACTACCTCAATGGGCACTGGACCATCGAGGCGGCCCAGGCCCTGCCAGCAGCCAGCACCATCCTGCATTACGAGCGGGGTGCTGAGGGGGACCTGGCCCCTGAGCAGCTCCATGCCCGGGGCCCCACCTCGGAGCCCCTGGTCATCGAG CTCATCAGCCAGGAGCCCAACCCCGGTGTGCACTATGAGTACCACCTGCCCCTGCGCCGCCCCGGCCCCGGCTTCAGCTGGAGCCACGGCTCATGGAGTGACTGCAGCGCGGAGTGTGGCGGAG GTCACCAGTCCCGCCTGGTGTTCTGCACCATCGACCATGAGGCCTACCCCGACCACATGTGCCAGCGCCAGCCACGGCCAGCTGACCGGCGTTCCTGCAATCTTCACCCTTGCCCGGAGACCAAGCG CTGGAAGGCAGGGCCATGGGCACCCTGCTCGGCCTCCTGTGGAGGAGGCTCCCAGTCCCGCTCCGTGTACTGCATCTCGTCTGACGGGGCCGGCATCCAGGAGGCCGTGGAGGAGGCTGAGTGTGCCGGGCTGCCTGGGAAGCCCCCTGCCATTCAGGCCTGCAACCTGCAGCGCTGCGCAGCCTGGAGCCCGGAGCCCTGGGGAGAG TGTTCTGTCAGCTGTGGCGTTGGCGTCCGGAAGCGGAGCGTTACTTGCCGGGGTGAAAGGGGTTCTTTGCTCCATACCGCAGCGTGCTCCTTGGAAGACCGGCCACCTCTGACTGAGCCCTGTGTGCATGAGGACTGCCCCCTCCTCAGTGACCAGGCCTGGCATGTCGGCACCTGGGGTCTA TGCTCCAAGAGCTGCAGCTCGGGCACTCGGAGGCGACAGGTCGTCTGTGCCATTGGGCCGCCCAGCCACTGCGGGAGCCTGCAGCACTCCAAGCCTGTGGATGTGGAGCCTTGTAACACGCAGCCCTGTCATCTCCCCCAGG AGGTCCCCAGCATGCAGGATGTGCACACCCCTGCCAGCAACCCCTGGATGCCGTTGGGCCCTCAGGAGTCCCCTGCCTCAG ACTCCAGAGGCCAGTGGTGGGCAGCCCAGGAACACCCCTCAGCCAGGGGTGACCACAGGGGAGAACGAGGTGACCCCAGGGGCGACCAAGGCACCCACCTGTCAGCCCTGGGCCCCGCTCCCTCTCTGCAGCAGCCCCCATACCAGCAACCCCTGTGGTCAGGCTCAGGGCCCCACGACTGCAGACACAGTCCTCACGGGTGCTGCCCCGATGGCCACACGGCATCTCTCGGGCCTCAGTGGCAAGGCTGCCCTGGGGCCCCCTGTCAGCAGAGCAG GTACGGGTGCTGCCCTGACAGGGTATCTGTCGCTGAGGGGCCCCATCACGCTGGCTGCACAAAGTCGTATGGCGGTGACAGCACCGGGGGCAGGCCCAGGTCAAGGGCAGTGGCTTCTACA GTCCACAACACCCACCAGCCCCAGGCCCAGCAGAATGAGCCCAGTGAGTGCCGGGGCTCCCAGTTTGGCTGTTGCTATGACAACGTGGCCACAGCAGCCGGTCCTCTTGGGGAAGGCTGTGTGGGCCAGCCCAGCCATG CCTACCCCGTGCGGTGCCTGCTGCCCAGTGCCCATGGCTCTTGCGCAGACTGGGCTGCCCGCTGGTACTTCGTTGCCTCTGTGGGCCAATGTAACCGCTTCTGGTATGGTGGCTGCCATGGCAATGCCAATAACTTTGCCTCGGAGCAAGAGTGCATGAGCAGCTGCCAGGGATCTCTCCATGGGCCCCGTCGTCCCCAGCTTGAGGCTTCTGGAAGGAGCACCCACACGGATGGTGGCGGCAGCAGTCCTGCAGGCGAGCAGGAACCCAGCCAGCACAGTACAGGGGCCACGGTGCAGAGAAAGCCCTGGCCTTCTGGTGGTCTCTGGCGGCAAGACCAACAGCCTGGGCCAGGGGAGgccccccacacccaggcctTTGGAGAATGGCCTTGGGGGCAGGAGCTTGGGTCCAGGGCCCCTGGACTGGGTGGAGATGCCGGATCACCAGCGCCACCCTTCCACAGCTCCTCCTACAG GATTAGCTTGGCAGGTGTGGAGCCCTCGTTGGTGCAGGCAGCCCTGGGGCAGTTGGTGCGGCTCTCCTGCTCAGACGACACTGCCCCGGAATCCCAGGCTGCCTGGCAGAAAGATGGCCAGCCCATCTCCTCTGACAG GCACAGGCTGCAGTCCGACGGCTCCCTGATCATCCACCCCCTGCAGGCAGAGGACGCGGGCACCTACAGCTGTGGCAGCACCCGGCCAGGCCGCGACTCCCAGAAGATCCAACTTCGCATCATAg GGGGTGACATGGCCGTGCTGTCTGAGGCTGAGCTGAGCCGCTTCCCTCAGCCCAGGGACCCAGCTCAGGACTTTGGCCAAGCGGGGGCTGCTGGGCCCCTGGGGGCCATCCCCTCTTCACACCCACAGCCTGCAAACAG GCTGCGTTTGGACCAGAACCAGCCCCGGGTGGTGGATGCCAGTCCAGGCCAGCGGATCCGGATGACCTGCCGTGCCGAAGGGTTCCCGCCCCCAGCCATCGAGTGGCAGAGAGATGGGCAGCCTGTCTCTTCTCCCAG ACACCAGCTGCAGCCTGATGGCTCCCTGGTCATTAGCCGAGTGGCTGTAGAAGATGGCGGCTTCTACACCTGTGTCGCTTTCAATGGGCAGGACCGAGACCAGCGATGGGTCCAGCTCAGAGTTCTGG GGGAGCTGACAATCTCAGGACTGCCGCCTACTGTGACAGTGCCAGAGGGTGATACCGCCAGGCTATTGTGTGTGGTAGCAGGAGAAAGTGTGAACATCAGGTGGTCCAG GAACGGGCTACCTGTGCAGGCTGATGGCCACCGTGTCCACCAGTCCCCAGATGGCACGCTGCTCATTTACAACTTGCGGGCCAGGGATGAGGGCTCCTACACATGCAGTGCCTACCGGGGGAGTCAGGCAGTCAGCCGCAGCACCGAGGTGAAGGTGGTCTCACCAG CACCCACCGCCCAGCCCAGGGACCCTGGCAGGGACTGCGTCGACCAGCCAGAGCTGGCCAACTGTGATTTGATCCTGCAGGCCCAGCTTTGTGGCAATGAGTATTACTCCAGCTTCTGCTGTGCCAGCTGTTCACGTTTCCAGCCTCACGCTCAGCCCATCTGGCAGTAG
- the PAPLN gene encoding papilin isoform X7 translates to MRLPQAEMRLLLLVPLLLAPAPGSSAPKVRRQSDTWGPWGQWSPCSRTCGGGVSFRERPCYSQRRDGGSSCVGPARSHRSCRTESCPDGARDFRAEQCAEFDGAEFQGRRYRWLPYYSAPNKCELNCIPKGENFYYKHREAVVDGTPCEPGKRDVCVDGSCRVVGCDHELDSSKQEDKCLRCGGDGTTCYPVAGTFDANDLSRGYNQILIVPVGATSILIEEAAASRNFLAVKNVRGEYYLNGHWTIEAAQALPAASTILHYERGAEGDLAPEQLHARGPTSEPLVIELISQEPNPGVHYEYHLPLRRPGPGFSWSHGSWSDCSAECGGGHQSRLVFCTIDHEAYPDHMCQRQPRPADRRSCNLHPCPETKRWKAGPWAPCSASCGGGSQSRSVYCISSDGAGIQEAVEEAECAGLPGKPPAIQACNLQRCAAWSPEPWGECSVSCGVGVRKRSVTCRGERGSLLHTAACSLEDRPPLTEPCVHEDCPLLSDQAWHVGTWGLCSKSCSSGTRRRQVVCAIGPPSHCGSLQHSKPVDVEPCNTQPCHLPQEVPSMQDVHTPASNPWMPLGPQESPASDSRGQWWAAQEHPSARGDHRGERGDPRGDQGTHLSALGPAPSLQQPPYQQPLWSGSGPHDCRHSPHGCCPDGHTASLGPQWQGCPGAPCQQSRYGCCPDRVSVAEGPHHAGCTKSYGGDSTGGRPRSRAVASTVHNTHQPQAQQNEPSECRGSQFGCCYDNVATAAGPLGEGCVGQPSHGLAWQVWSPRWCRQPWGSWCGSPAQTTLPRNPRLPGRKMASPSPLTGRGRGHLQLWQHPARPRLPEDPTSHHRSLSPPHPPVRSQGPEWEGQDGEPDRGLPHARGAQGVSLSQFLLLAGTTLWPSLLRGDMAVLSEAELSRFPQPRDPAQDFGQAGAAGPLGAIPSSHPQPANRLRLDQNQPRVVDASPGQRIRMTCRAEGFPPPAIEWQRDGQPVSSPRHQLQPDGSLVISRVAVEDGGFYTCVAFNGQDRDQRWVQLRVLGELTISGLPPTVTVPEGDTARLLCVVAGESVNIRWSRNGLPVQADGHRVHQSPDGTLLIYNLRARDEGSYTCSAYRGSQAVSRSTEVKVVSPAPTAQPRDPGRDCVDQPELANCDLILQAQLCGNEYYSSFCCASCSRFQPHAQPIWQ, encoded by the exons ATGCGTCTCCCGCAGGCTGAGATGCGGCTGCTCCTGCTCGTGCCACTGCTGCTGGCTCCAGCGCCCGGGTCCTCG GCTCCCAAGGTGAGGCGGCAGAGTGACACCTGGGGACCCTGGGGCCAGTGGAGCCCCTGCAGCCGGACCTGTGGAGGGGGTGTCAGCTTCCGGGAGCGCCCCTGCTACTCCCAGAG GAGAGATGGAGGCTCCAGCTGCGTGGGCCCCGCCCGGAGCCACCGCTCTTGTCGCACGGAG AGCTGCCCCGACGGCGCCCGGGACTTCCGGGCCGAGCAGTGCGCGGAGTTCGACGGAGCGGAGTTCCAGGGGCGGCGGTATCGGTGGCTGCCCTACTACAGCG ccccaaaCAAGTGTGAACTGAACTGCATTCCCAAGGGGGAGAACTTCTACTACAAGCACAGGGAGGCTGTGGTTGATGGGACGCCCTGCGAGCCTGGCAAGAGGGATGTCTGTGTGGATGGCAGCTGCCGG GTTGTCGGCTGTGATCACGAGCTGGACTCGTCCAAGCAGGAGGATAAGTGTCTGCGGTGTGGGGGTGACGGCACAACCTGCTACCCCGTCGCAGGCACCTTTGACGCTAATGACCTCAGCCGAG GCTACAACCAGATCCTCATAGTTCCCGTGGGTGCCACCAGCATCCTCATCGAGGAGGCTGCTGCCAGCAGGAACTTCCTGG CTGTGAAGAATGTTCGTGGGGAATACTACCTCAATGGGCACTGGACCATCGAGGCGGCCCAGGCCCTGCCAGCAGCCAGCACCATCCTGCATTACGAGCGGGGTGCTGAGGGGGACCTGGCCCCTGAGCAGCTCCATGCCCGGGGCCCCACCTCGGAGCCCCTGGTCATCGAG CTCATCAGCCAGGAGCCCAACCCCGGTGTGCACTATGAGTACCACCTGCCCCTGCGCCGCCCCGGCCCCGGCTTCAGCTGGAGCCACGGCTCATGGAGTGACTGCAGCGCGGAGTGTGGCGGAG GTCACCAGTCCCGCCTGGTGTTCTGCACCATCGACCATGAGGCCTACCCCGACCACATGTGCCAGCGCCAGCCACGGCCAGCTGACCGGCGTTCCTGCAATCTTCACCCTTGCCCGGAGACCAAGCG CTGGAAGGCAGGGCCATGGGCACCCTGCTCGGCCTCCTGTGGAGGAGGCTCCCAGTCCCGCTCCGTGTACTGCATCTCGTCTGACGGGGCCGGCATCCAGGAGGCCGTGGAGGAGGCTGAGTGTGCCGGGCTGCCTGGGAAGCCCCCTGCCATTCAGGCCTGCAACCTGCAGCGCTGCGCAGCCTGGAGCCCGGAGCCCTGGGGAGAG TGTTCTGTCAGCTGTGGCGTTGGCGTCCGGAAGCGGAGCGTTACTTGCCGGGGTGAAAGGGGTTCTTTGCTCCATACCGCAGCGTGCTCCTTGGAAGACCGGCCACCTCTGACTGAGCCCTGTGTGCATGAGGACTGCCCCCTCCTCAGTGACCAGGCCTGGCATGTCGGCACCTGGGGTCTA TGCTCCAAGAGCTGCAGCTCGGGCACTCGGAGGCGACAGGTCGTCTGTGCCATTGGGCCGCCCAGCCACTGCGGGAGCCTGCAGCACTCCAAGCCTGTGGATGTGGAGCCTTGTAACACGCAGCCCTGTCATCTCCCCCAGG AGGTCCCCAGCATGCAGGATGTGCACACCCCTGCCAGCAACCCCTGGATGCCGTTGGGCCCTCAGGAGTCCCCTGCCTCAG ACTCCAGAGGCCAGTGGTGGGCAGCCCAGGAACACCCCTCAGCCAGGGGTGACCACAGGGGAGAACGAGGTGACCCCAGGGGCGACCAAGGCACCCACCTGTCAGCCCTGGGCCCCGCTCCCTCTCTGCAGCAGCCCCCATACCAGCAACCCCTGTGGTCAGGCTCAGGGCCCCACGACTGCAGACACAGTCCTCACGGGTGCTGCCCCGATGGCCACACGGCATCTCTCGGGCCTCAGTGGCAAGGCTGCCCTGGGGCCCCCTGTCAGCAGAGCAG GTACGGGTGCTGCCCTGACAGGGTATCTGTCGCTGAGGGGCCCCATCACGCTGGCTGCACAAAGTCGTATGGCGGTGACAGCACCGGGGGCAGGCCCAGGTCAAGGGCAGTGGCTTCTACA GTCCACAACACCCACCAGCCCCAGGCCCAGCAGAATGAGCCCAGTGAGTGCCGGGGCTCCCAGTTTGGCTGTTGCTATGACAACGTGGCCACAGCAGCCGGTCCTCTTGGGGAAGGCTGTGTGGGCCAGCCCAGCCATG GATTAGCTTGGCAGGTGTGGAGCCCTCGTTGGTGCAGGCAGCCCTGGGGCAGTTGGTGCGGCTCTCCTGCTCAGACGACACTGCCCCGGAATCCCAGGCTGCCTGGCAGAAAGATGGCCAGCCCATCTCCTCTGACAG GCAGAGGACGCGGGCACCTACAGCTGTGGCAGCACCCGGCCAGGCCGCGACTCCCAGAAGATCCAACTTCGCATCATAggtctctgtccccaccccatcCACCAGTGCGTTCTCAGGGGCCCGAGTGGGAAGGCCAGGATGGGGAGCCTGACCGAGGGCTGCCTCACGCTAGAGGGGCCCAGGGTGTCTCTCTGAGTCAATTCCTCCTGCTGGCAGGGACCACCCTGTGGCCCTCATTGCTCC GGGGTGACATGGCCGTGCTGTCTGAGGCTGAGCTGAGCCGCTTCCCTCAGCCCAGGGACCCAGCTCAGGACTTTGGCCAAGCGGGGGCTGCTGGGCCCCTGGGGGCCATCCCCTCTTCACACCCACAGCCTGCAAACAG GCTGCGTTTGGACCAGAACCAGCCCCGGGTGGTGGATGCCAGTCCAGGCCAGCGGATCCGGATGACCTGCCGTGCCGAAGGGTTCCCGCCCCCAGCCATCGAGTGGCAGAGAGATGGGCAGCCTGTCTCTTCTCCCAG ACACCAGCTGCAGCCTGATGGCTCCCTGGTCATTAGCCGAGTGGCTGTAGAAGATGGCGGCTTCTACACCTGTGTCGCTTTCAATGGGCAGGACCGAGACCAGCGATGGGTCCAGCTCAGAGTTCTGG GGGAGCTGACAATCTCAGGACTGCCGCCTACTGTGACAGTGCCAGAGGGTGATACCGCCAGGCTATTGTGTGTGGTAGCAGGAGAAAGTGTGAACATCAGGTGGTCCAG GAACGGGCTACCTGTGCAGGCTGATGGCCACCGTGTCCACCAGTCCCCAGATGGCACGCTGCTCATTTACAACTTGCGGGCCAGGGATGAGGGCTCCTACACATGCAGTGCCTACCGGGGGAGTCAGGCAGTCAGCCGCAGCACCGAGGTGAAGGTGGTCTCACCAG CACCCACCGCCCAGCCCAGGGACCCTGGCAGGGACTGCGTCGACCAGCCAGAGCTGGCCAACTGTGATTTGATCCTGCAGGCCCAGCTTTGTGGCAATGAGTATTACTCCAGCTTCTGCTGTGCCAGCTGTTCACGTTTCCAGCCTCACGCTCAGCCCATCTGGCAGTAG